From the Solibacillus sp. FSL R5-0449 genome, one window contains:
- a CDS encoding CotD family spore coat protein codes for MSPTRQYVQRNVSNTVVPHVHPSHLTTVNQHYINNQHYFPHTQSVVNECFETNTMCGTPFRPNTGGCGCSKRRGW; via the coding sequence ATATCACCAACGAGACAATATGTTCAAAGAAATGTATCAAACACGGTGGTGCCACATGTGCATCCGTCCCACTTAACTACAGTCAACCAACATTATATTAACAACCAACACTATTTCCCTCATACACAATCTGTTGTGAATGAGTGTTTCGAAACTAATACGATGTGTGGAACACCGTTTAGACCGAATACTGGCGGATGTGGTTGTTCAAAACGAAGAGGCTGGTAA
- a CDS encoding peptidylprolyl isomerase, which produces MKKFYQMVLFTMLIAILAACGKETADNKEQESTVNYAEEVAENPIVTITMENDEKIVIELEPKTAPNTVANFITLVEDGFYDGLIFHRVIPGFMIQGGDPDGTGMGGPDYAIKGEFTSNGFENTLTHERGVISMARSQDPDSAGSQFFIMTEQATHLDGDYAAFGKVIEGMETVDEIVSAERGANDRPMEDQKMKTVEVDTKGFDYPEPVVQK; this is translated from the coding sequence GTGAAGAAGTTTTATCAGATGGTTTTATTTACAATGCTAATCGCCATTTTAGCAGCATGCGGTAAGGAAACGGCGGACAATAAAGAGCAGGAAAGTACTGTGAATTATGCTGAGGAAGTCGCAGAAAATCCAATTGTTACGATTACAATGGAAAATGATGAAAAGATTGTTATTGAGCTTGAACCAAAAACAGCTCCAAATACAGTGGCCAATTTTATCACACTTGTGGAAGATGGATTTTATGATGGCCTGATTTTCCACCGTGTCATTCCCGGTTTTATGATACAAGGCGGGGATCCGGATGGGACAGGTATGGGTGGTCCTGATTATGCAATTAAAGGGGAATTTACATCAAACGGATTTGAAAATACATTAACACATGAGCGTGGTGTAATTTCAATGGCCCGTTCCCAAGATCCGGATTCGGCAGGCTCACAATTCTTTATCATGACGGAGCAGGCAACACATTTGGATGGTGACTATGCAGCATTCGGCAAGGTAATTGAAGGAATGGAAACGGTCGATGAGATTGTTTCTGCTGAACGCGGAGCTAATGATAGACCGATGGAAGATCAAAAGATGAAAACAGTTGAAGTAGACACGAAAGGCTTTGATTATCCGGAGCCTGTCGTTCAAAAATAA
- a CDS encoding 3-oxoacyl-[acyl-carrier-protein] synthase III C-terminal domain-containing protein → MTKELFQHKIPKLERLLKVFENGEIKTRNLCVSPEWYREVHTFEERNELYIKLATEYSVEVIKKCLSNRSFLQQDLSTEDIDAIIFISSTGISTPSIDARVMNVLPFSNEVVRIPIWGLGCAGGAAGISRAYDYCKAHPDAKVLVVCVELCSLTFQKDDYSKSNLVGTSLFADGAACALVCGDDVELEQNGPIPYIKGRGSKWMPDSEDVMGWDVKNSGLHVVFSKSIPVIISKWLGPFIHEFLNKHDVSPEQIVNFVAHPGGKKVLQAYEETLNLTTEHTDVSREILQKNGNMSSPTVLYVLEQFMLNEKRADTLGLLVALGPGFSGEVVLLEWRE, encoded by the coding sequence TTGACGAAAGAGCTTTTCCAACATAAAATTCCGAAGTTAGAACGATTATTGAAAGTTTTTGAGAATGGTGAAATAAAAACACGGAATTTATGTGTTTCACCTGAATGGTACCGTGAAGTACATACATTTGAAGAACGCAATGAGCTTTATATAAAACTGGCTACCGAATACAGTGTCGAAGTTATAAAAAAATGTTTATCAAACCGTTCCTTTTTACAACAGGACCTATCTACAGAAGATATTGATGCCATTATTTTCATCAGTAGTACAGGCATATCAACGCCAAGTATTGATGCCCGTGTTATGAATGTACTCCCTTTTTCCAATGAAGTGGTCAGAATTCCGATATGGGGGCTTGGCTGTGCAGGGGGAGCGGCAGGTATTAGCAGGGCGTATGACTATTGTAAAGCACATCCGGACGCCAAGGTGCTTGTCGTCTGTGTTGAACTATGCAGTCTTACATTCCAGAAAGATGATTATTCTAAAAGTAACCTCGTTGGTACTTCCTTATTTGCTGATGGAGCGGCTTGTGCCCTTGTATGCGGCGATGATGTCGAGCTAGAGCAGAATGGACCAATTCCATATATTAAAGGACGTGGCTCAAAGTGGATGCCGGACTCTGAAGATGTAATGGGTTGGGATGTAAAAAATAGCGGTTTGCATGTTGTATTTTCAAAGAGCATTCCGGTCATTATTTCTAAGTGGCTTGGGCCGTTTATTCATGAATTTTTAAATAAGCACGATGTTTCACCAGAACAAATTGTAAATTTTGTAGCACATCCCGGGGGGAAAAAAGTGTTACAAGCTTACGAGGAAACGTTGAATTTAACAACGGAACACACAGATGTTTCACGTGAAATATTACAGAAAAATGGAAATATGTCTTCTCCGACAGTTCTGTATGTTTTGGAGCAATTTATGTTAAATGAAAAAAGAGCGGATACTCTAGGACTATTAGTTGCACTAGGGCCTGGCTTTAGTGGAGAAGTCGTATTGTTGGAATGGAGGGAGTAA
- the mqo gene encoding malate dehydrogenase (quinone) — MSNKHIKSDVILIGAGIMSATLGTMLKELAPDWKIKVFENLAKAGEESSHELNNAGTGHAALCELNYTSEKKDGTIDITKAINVNTQFQDSLQFWTHLVNTKQIEKPEEFIMPLPHMSMVQGASNVEYLKKRHAAMTANPLFEGMEFSDDPETLKQWIPLIMNERTSTEPIAATKIDSGTDVNFGALTRTLISNLQKQDVDVNYNHNVLDVKRLKDGSWEVKVHNKENSKVEYHTAKFVFLGAGGGSLELLQKSGIPESKHIGGFPISGLFLVCNNEEVVNQHHAKVYGKAAVGAPPMSVPHLDTRYIDGKKSLLFGPFAGFSPKFLKTGSNMDLFASIKPHNLMTLLACGVKEMSLSKYLVSQLVLSKEARMNELRQFIPTAKSEDWEISVAGQRVQVIKDTDAGKGTLQFGTEVVTAHDGSIAALLGASPGASTAVSVMLKVINQCFPEEMKAWEPKIKEMIPSYGENLVENTELLKEVHETTTKALGLNKA; from the coding sequence ATGAGTAACAAGCATATCAAATCAGACGTTATCTTAATTGGTGCCGGAATTATGAGTGCTACTTTAGGTACAATGCTTAAAGAATTAGCACCGGATTGGAAGATCAAAGTATTTGAGAACTTAGCTAAAGCTGGTGAAGAAAGCTCTCACGAATTAAACAATGCCGGAACTGGGCATGCCGCTTTATGTGAGCTTAACTACACAAGCGAGAAGAAAGACGGAACAATCGATATTACTAAAGCGATTAACGTTAACACACAATTCCAAGATTCACTACAATTTTGGACTCACTTAGTTAACACAAAGCAAATCGAGAAACCGGAAGAATTCATTATGCCATTGCCACATATGAGTATGGTACAAGGTGCTAGCAATGTTGAGTACCTTAAAAAGCGTCATGCAGCAATGACAGCGAATCCATTATTCGAAGGTATGGAATTCTCAGATGATCCTGAAACACTAAAACAATGGATCCCTTTAATTATGAACGAACGTACATCAACTGAACCAATTGCTGCAACGAAAATTGATTCTGGTACGGATGTTAACTTTGGGGCGTTAACTCGTACGTTAATCTCGAACTTACAAAAGCAAGATGTAGATGTAAACTACAACCATAATGTTTTAGATGTAAAACGTTTAAAAGATGGTTCTTGGGAAGTAAAAGTTCACAACAAAGAAAACAGCAAAGTTGAATACCACACTGCGAAGTTTGTATTCCTTGGTGCTGGTGGTGGTAGCCTTGAGTTACTACAAAAATCTGGTATCCCTGAATCAAAACATATCGGTGGATTCCCGATCTCTGGTTTATTCTTAGTTTGTAACAATGAAGAAGTTGTTAACCAACACCATGCAAAAGTATACGGTAAAGCAGCGGTTGGTGCGCCACCGATGTCTGTACCACACTTAGATACTCGTTATATCGATGGTAAAAAATCATTATTATTCGGACCATTTGCAGGCTTCTCTCCGAAGTTCTTAAAAACAGGTTCAAATATGGATTTATTTGCTTCAATCAAACCACATAACTTAATGACACTACTTGCTTGTGGTGTGAAAGAAATGTCGTTGAGCAAATATTTAGTTTCTCAATTAGTTCTTTCGAAAGAAGCACGTATGAACGAGTTACGTCAATTCATTCCTACTGCTAAGTCAGAGGACTGGGAAATCAGTGTTGCTGGCCAACGTGTTCAGGTTATTAAAGACACTGACGCTGGTAAAGGTACATTACAATTCGGTACTGAAGTTGTAACTGCACACGACGGTTCAATTGCAGCATTATTAGGTGCATCTCCAGGTGCTTCTACAGCTGTATCTGTTATGTTAAAAGTGATCAACCAATGCTTCCCAGAAGAAATGAAAGCATGGGAGCCTAAGATTAAGGAAATGATTCCATCTTACGGTGAAAACTTAGTCGAAAATACAGAACTTCTTAAAGAAGTACATGAAACAACAACGAAAGCTTTAGGTTTAAACAAAGCATAA
- a CDS encoding DUF2268 domain-containing putative Zn-dependent protease (predicted Zn-dependent protease with a strongly conserved HExxH motif) yields MPILDTKLLFKKTEHRELAAYPIIQSIFPRFPPEAVQFELLQQGLLQHDELHLTLDVWQISKRLLEELIRLWDGPDIPVAILPIKNGFVKNGVAYPYGICLYVSPRVTIKELHALLTHEYHHICRRRFLIEPPTLLDSLLMEGLAEHAVESLYGEYALSSWTKRYSMEEVLSYWDTHFTKALHVPGLHAHQAFLFGDTALNLPPWIGYCTGYRLVEAFLQKKGPYDVKQLLSMPSHSLLEGAGWKKGVTE; encoded by the coding sequence ATGCCTATTCTTGATACAAAATTATTATTTAAAAAAACAGAACACCGTGAACTGGCAGCCTATCCGATCATCCAATCCATTTTCCCTCGATTTCCGCCAGAGGCCGTTCAATTTGAACTTTTACAGCAAGGGTTGCTTCAACATGATGAGCTCCACTTAACACTGGATGTTTGGCAAATATCAAAAAGATTATTAGAAGAGTTGATACGTTTATGGGATGGACCTGATATACCAGTTGCGATTTTGCCGATAAAAAACGGGTTTGTGAAAAATGGTGTTGCCTATCCTTATGGTATTTGTTTGTATGTTTCACCCCGCGTCACAATAAAAGAACTTCATGCCCTGCTTACCCATGAATATCATCATATTTGCAGGCGCAGATTTTTAATAGAACCCCCTACATTGCTTGATTCATTGCTTATGGAAGGACTTGCCGAGCATGCGGTGGAAAGCTTGTATGGAGAATATGCATTAAGTTCCTGGACGAAGCGGTATTCTATGGAGGAAGTATTAAGTTATTGGGATACTCATTTCACCAAAGCTTTACATGTACCGGGTTTACATGCACATCAAGCTTTTTTATTCGGGGACACGGCATTAAATTTACCCCCTTGGATCGGATATTGTACTGGTTATCGGTTAGTTGAAGCTTTTTTACAAAAGAAAGGCCCTTATGACGTAAAACAATTGCTGTCCATGCCATCACATAGTTTGCTGGAAGGTGCAGGATGGAAAAAGGGAGTAACCGAATAA
- a CDS encoding DegV family protein — translation MKIFTDSGSDLPKSFFDTEEVHLFPLRVLVKGVEYDDIIGITTDQVYAAIAEGEQLKTSQVSLEVFINAFEELAKSGEEGVYIAFSSELSGTCQTAILAKNQVLESYPDLKLEVIDTKCASYGQGLVVKEAVRLNKFGIEFNEAVEKLTAMANSMEHLFTVGDLNHLAKGGRVSKASAFMGGLLNIKPILNMDDGKLVPIEKTRGFKKAINRMTDIMKERGGDFTNKIVGISHSNDEELMHEVKVAIEEKIQPKAIETTTIGSVIGAHVGRGTVGIYFTNDK, via the coding sequence ATGAAAATATTTACGGACAGTGGTTCTGACTTACCGAAATCATTTTTTGATACTGAAGAAGTGCATCTTTTTCCGTTACGCGTATTAGTGAAAGGTGTAGAGTATGATGACATTATTGGCATCACAACTGACCAGGTATATGCGGCAATTGCTGAAGGTGAGCAACTTAAAACATCACAAGTTTCATTAGAAGTATTTATTAACGCTTTCGAAGAATTAGCAAAATCCGGAGAAGAGGGAGTTTATATTGCCTTTTCATCTGAATTGTCTGGTACTTGCCAAACAGCTATTTTGGCAAAAAATCAAGTATTGGAAAGTTATCCGGACTTGAAATTAGAAGTTATTGATACGAAATGTGCTTCTTATGGTCAAGGCTTAGTAGTAAAAGAAGCTGTACGTTTAAATAAATTTGGTATTGAATTTAATGAAGCTGTTGAAAAATTGACAGCAATGGCCAATTCAATGGAACATTTATTTACAGTAGGCGATTTAAACCACTTAGCTAAAGGCGGCCGTGTTTCAAAAGCGAGCGCATTTATGGGTGGATTGCTTAATATTAAGCCTATTTTAAATATGGATGATGGCAAGCTTGTACCAATAGAAAAAACACGTGGATTCAAAAAAGCGATTAATCGTATGACAGATATTATGAAAGAACGTGGCGGTGACTTCACGAATAAGATTGTCGGTATTTCTCATAGTAACGATGAGGAACTGATGCATGAAGTGAAAGTTGCAATTGAAGAAAAGATTCAGCCTAAAGCAATTGAAACAACAACAATCGGCTCTGTAATCGGTGCGCATGTCGGCCGCGGCACAGTCGGAATTTACTTTACAAATGATAAATAA
- a CDS encoding isoprenylcysteine carboxylmethyltransferase family protein, protein MLAKGAYEVGASHYPFMILLHTSFFVSLLIEVVFFSGQFTPHYIWLVLFLLLQMLRVWCLVSLGSFWNTKIIILPGANVVAKGPYSFIRHPNYLVVCLEIAILPLMFQAYFTAICFTILNFIILSVRIPMEEKALKEGTDYTTYLERNNVKQS, encoded by the coding sequence ATGCTTGCTAAAGGAGCATACGAAGTAGGTGCTTCTCATTATCCATTCATGATTTTATTGCATACGAGCTTTTTCGTAAGCCTTCTTATTGAAGTAGTATTTTTCAGCGGACAATTTACACCCCATTATATTTGGCTCGTTTTATTTTTATTGCTGCAGATGTTAAGAGTATGGTGTCTAGTTTCACTAGGGTCTTTCTGGAATACGAAAATTATTATTTTACCGGGAGCGAATGTAGTTGCAAAGGGGCCATATTCTTTTATCCGTCATCCGAACTATTTGGTCGTATGTTTAGAAATTGCTATATTGCCACTAATGTTTCAGGCGTATTTTACAGCTATTTGTTTCACCATATTAAATTTTATTATCCTGTCTGTTCGCATTCCGATGGAGGAAAAAGCTCTGAAAGAAGGCACAGATTATACAACTTACTTAGAACGTAATAATGTAAAGCAATCGTAA
- a CDS encoding zinc-dependent alcohol dehydrogenase yields the protein MKAVTYQGAKKVEVKEVPDAKIEKPDDIIVRITSTAICGSDLHIYRGAVPAREDFVIGHEPMGIVEEVGPDVTKVKKGDRVVIPFNVACGECFYCQNQLESQCDNANENPALDSGAYFGYTERYGNFPGGQAEYLRVPYGNFIPFKVPDNCELEDEALLFISDVLPTAYWSVEHSGVKKGDTVIVLGSGPIGLMVQKFAWMKGAKRVMVVDPLNYRLEHAKRTNNVEIFNFDDFDDVGSHLHELTHGGADVVIDCVGMDGKMSLVEKAQQKLKLQGGTLSAIDVGIKAVRKFGTIQLTGVYGSKYNMFPLGNIFERNVTVKTGQAPAIHYSPMLYEMVAEGKIDPTEIITHKVPLSEASEAYKKFHDHEDQSIKFILKP from the coding sequence TTGAAAGCAGTAACGTATCAAGGTGCCAAAAAAGTAGAAGTAAAAGAAGTTCCGGATGCAAAAATTGAAAAGCCAGATGATATTATTGTACGCATTACCTCAACTGCCATTTGCGGATCGGATCTGCATATTTATCGTGGAGCTGTTCCGGCGCGAGAGGATTTTGTAATTGGACATGAGCCTATGGGGATTGTGGAAGAAGTAGGACCTGACGTAACAAAGGTTAAAAAAGGGGACCGTGTTGTTATTCCTTTTAACGTTGCTTGCGGCGAGTGTTTCTACTGTCAAAATCAGTTGGAAAGTCAATGTGATAATGCCAATGAAAATCCAGCACTTGATTCCGGCGCATATTTTGGATATACAGAGCGCTACGGTAACTTCCCGGGTGGGCAGGCAGAATATTTGCGTGTACCATACGGAAACTTCATACCATTTAAAGTACCTGACAACTGTGAACTGGAAGATGAGGCATTGCTATTTATATCTGATGTATTGCCTACAGCCTATTGGAGTGTGGAACATTCAGGTGTTAAAAAGGGCGATACGGTTATTGTATTAGGTTCTGGGCCAATCGGGTTAATGGTTCAGAAGTTTGCATGGATGAAAGGTGCGAAGCGTGTAATGGTAGTGGATCCTTTAAACTATCGTTTAGAGCATGCAAAACGTACAAATAATGTTGAAATCTTCAACTTCGATGATTTTGACGATGTAGGAAGTCATCTGCATGAGCTTACACATGGAGGAGCCGATGTAGTTATTGACTGTGTTGGTATGGATGGGAAAATGTCTCTTGTAGAAAAGGCACAGCAAAAGCTGAAACTTCAAGGGGGAACACTTAGTGCCATTGATGTTGGAATTAAGGCTGTCCGAAAATTCGGTACAATCCAGCTTACAGGTGTGTATGGTTCAAAATATAATATGTTCCCATTAGGCAATATTTTCGAACGTAATGTAACCGTGAAAACAGGACAAGCACCGGCAATTCATTACAGTCCGATGCTTTATGAAATGGTTGCTGAAGGGAAGATTGATCCAACAGAAATCATTACTCATAAAGTACCATTATCTGAGGCAAGTGAAGCATATAAGAAATTCCATGACCATGAAGATCAAAGCATTAAATTTATTTTAAAACCTTAA